One genomic region from Streptomyces sp. Li-HN-5-11 encodes:
- a CDS encoding right-handed parallel beta-helix repeat-containing protein — translation MTDLTDLYLTEKRRFPGTTPPWTWRVMERLLRASAVLLLAGGALSLTPGTATATDTGTTYYLDAVNGNDSAAGTTSATAWRTLGKIDATTFGPGDRILLHAGQKWTGQLWPKGSGADGRPIVIDVYGSGTKPEVDGAGQVADTVRLHNQQYWDIRNLQVTNARPLGGGRPGTNLRDLRGIGISGDDGGQLSHFHVDGVDVRDVTGEVNWIGGDSANNKPGITFGTGWDRSKSTGGIVFRGLVAHPASPGRPTILHDILVANSTIQNTSFGGIVVKQYTGSNAGAVHTGWGERTSATDTGFAPHTQVVIRDNYIYQGDSAYAANAVYMTDTRGGVVEHNVVQRAGTSGIEAYYSDGVTVQRNEVYGTEKKAGGADSNGIDADNATTNMVVQGNFVHDNGDGILLCQCGRNFGNVRVRYNVIASNSRYQIYLHSNRGTTAYVYNNTVYNSRSNYLIYGYGANLSASYHLWNNILYSTRAGASLTTSPTIEYTANLYGGATLPVPSSDRRAVRGNPKFLGTITGPYGNADTGPALNAALPLRVAAGSPAIDTGVNVTDNGGVDYTGATVYNRLPDIGAFENQTGTAHHLGTSTEQPGEPKRRM, via the coding sequence ATGACAGATTTGACGGACCTGTACCTGACGGAGAAGAGACGCTTTCCAGGGACGACGCCCCCATGGACCTGGCGTGTCATGGAGCGTCTGCTGCGGGCAAGTGCTGTGCTCCTGCTGGCGGGAGGAGCGCTGAGCCTCACACCGGGCACCGCGACGGCGACCGACACGGGGACGACGTACTACCTGGACGCCGTGAACGGCAATGACAGTGCCGCCGGTACCACGTCCGCGACGGCGTGGCGCACGCTCGGCAAGATCGACGCGACCACGTTCGGCCCGGGCGACCGGATTCTGCTGCACGCCGGGCAGAAGTGGACCGGACAGTTGTGGCCCAAGGGCTCGGGGGCGGACGGCCGGCCGATCGTGATCGACGTGTACGGCTCCGGCACCAAGCCTGAGGTCGACGGCGCGGGGCAGGTCGCCGATACGGTGCGCCTGCACAACCAGCAGTACTGGGACATCCGGAACCTGCAGGTCACCAATGCCAGGCCGCTGGGCGGCGGCCGGCCAGGCACCAATCTGCGCGACCTGCGGGGCATCGGCATCAGCGGCGACGACGGCGGTCAGCTTAGCCACTTCCACGTCGATGGCGTGGACGTGCGCGATGTGACCGGCGAGGTGAACTGGATCGGCGGCGACTCGGCGAACAACAAGCCGGGGATCACCTTCGGCACCGGCTGGGACCGCTCCAAGAGCACCGGGGGCATCGTGTTCCGCGGCCTTGTCGCCCATCCCGCGAGTCCTGGCCGGCCGACGATCCTGCACGACATCCTGGTGGCGAACTCAACCATCCAGAACACGTCGTTCGGTGGCATCGTCGTCAAGCAGTACACCGGCTCCAACGCGGGTGCTGTACACACCGGTTGGGGTGAGCGGACCAGCGCCACCGACACCGGCTTCGCGCCGCACACCCAGGTGGTGATCCGCGACAACTACATCTACCAGGGCGACTCCGCCTACGCCGCCAATGCCGTGTACATGACCGACACGCGGGGCGGAGTGGTCGAGCACAACGTGGTCCAGCGGGCCGGAACGTCGGGTATCGAGGCCTACTACTCCGACGGCGTCACCGTCCAGCGCAACGAGGTCTACGGCACCGAGAAGAAGGCCGGCGGCGCCGACTCCAACGGCATCGACGCGGACAACGCGACCACCAACATGGTCGTTCAGGGCAACTTCGTGCACGACAACGGCGACGGCATCCTGCTGTGCCAATGCGGGCGCAACTTCGGGAACGTGCGGGTCCGGTACAACGTGATCGCCAGCAACAGCCGGTACCAGATCTACCTGCACTCCAACCGCGGTACCACCGCCTACGTCTACAACAACACCGTCTACAACAGCCGCAGCAACTACCTGATCTACGGCTACGGCGCCAACCTGTCCGCGTCCTACCACCTGTGGAACAACATTTTGTACTCGACGAGGGCGGGCGCGTCCCTGACCACCAGCCCGACCATCGAGTACACCGCGAACCTCTACGGCGGCGCCACGCTGCCCGTACCGTCCTCCGACCGCCGCGCGGTCAGGGGCAACCCAAAGTTCCTCGGAACGATCACCGGCCCCTACGGCAACGCCGACACGGGACCGGCACTGAACGCGGCACTGCCGCTCAGGGTCGCGGCGGGCTCGCCGGCCATCGACACCGGCGTCAACGTGACCGACAACGGCGGTGTCGACTACACGGGGGCCACGGTCTACAACCGCCTGCCGGACATCGGGGCCTTCGAGAACCAGACCGGTACTGCCCACCATCTCGGAACCTCGACCGAACAGCCTGGAGAGCCGAAGCGGAGGATGTGA
- a CDS encoding family 43 glycosylhydrolase produces the protein MLGKLPRWTIAVLLFFCAVALAFFGDFADARAAAPLPQKAATAVAPVLQNDVFWKDTSGNPIYSQGGGVLKVGNTYYWYGVKYNGAVSYYNNPAGGKNSNTSFNAITCYSSTDLVHWKFEGNAMTSSDIGGSYWVGRVGVAHNPNTGKYVLVSQLNSGLVFGTSSTPAGHFSRAGTQSSIGNVSTGMSGDQSVFTDDDGRAYLIFSNKSGRSNLYVAPLRSSDYLHVDNATRIYSSSSGGREGNIMFKHAGTYYFCSSDLHGWNASHTYCIKSLKISSGYSSEFVLQGTDADFSHVTQTGLAFEVSGSSGSFVMFGGDRWSDFAGNGIGYNQWVPVTFDGTTPVFHSLSQWNVDAAAGTWSVGSGNNHVLNPSVEADRVSQKELAGWTNSSNVSSDPNSNHLGGHTGRWAIAQSYASAYKAAMYQNITVPNGTYTLSAWVKSSGGQKAANIFAKNFGAGEMDRAVNQSIGTWTKVGISGITVTNGSIQVGVASDANPGNWVNVDDFELVQTGQ, from the coding sequence ATGCTGGGAAAACTTCCCCGATGGACGATCGCTGTACTGCTGTTCTTCTGCGCGGTCGCCTTGGCCTTCTTCGGCGACTTCGCCGACGCGAGAGCCGCGGCCCCTCTGCCCCAGAAAGCAGCGACCGCTGTCGCCCCGGTGCTGCAGAACGACGTCTTCTGGAAGGACACCTCCGGGAACCCGATCTATTCCCAGGGCGGAGGCGTGCTGAAAGTCGGCAACACATACTACTGGTACGGCGTGAAGTACAACGGAGCCGTCAGCTACTACAACAACCCCGCCGGCGGGAAGAACAGCAACACGTCGTTCAACGCCATCACCTGTTACTCCTCCACCGACCTGGTGCACTGGAAGTTCGAGGGAAACGCGATGACCTCCTCGGACATCGGTGGATCATACTGGGTCGGCCGGGTGGGTGTCGCACACAACCCCAACACCGGCAAGTACGTGCTGGTCTCCCAGCTCAACAGCGGGCTCGTGTTCGGCACGAGCAGCACTCCGGCGGGCCACTTCAGCCGCGCGGGCACGCAGTCGAGCATCGGCAACGTCAGCACCGGCATGTCCGGCGATCAGTCGGTCTTCACCGATGACGACGGACGAGCCTACCTGATCTTCAGCAACAAGAGCGGCCGCTCGAACCTGTACGTCGCCCCGCTGCGCTCCTCCGACTACCTGCACGTCGACAACGCCACGCGGATCTACAGCAGTTCATCGGGCGGGCGTGAAGGCAACATCATGTTCAAGCATGCCGGGACGTACTACTTCTGCTCCTCCGATCTGCACGGCTGGAACGCGTCCCACACCTACTGCATCAAGTCGTTGAAGATAAGCAGCGGATATTCTTCGGAGTTCGTTCTGCAGGGCACGGACGCCGACTTCTCACATGTGACGCAGACCGGCCTGGCGTTCGAGGTGAGCGGTTCATCGGGATCGTTCGTCATGTTCGGAGGCGACCGCTGGAGCGACTTCGCCGGCAACGGCATCGGCTACAACCAGTGGGTTCCGGTCACCTTCGACGGGACGACGCCGGTCTTCCATTCGCTGAGCCAGTGGAACGTCGACGCCGCCGCGGGTACATGGTCCGTCGGCAGCGGCAACAACCACGTTCTGAACCCCAGCGTCGAGGCCGACCGGGTCTCCCAGAAGGAGCTCGCCGGATGGACGAACTCGTCGAACGTCAGCAGCGATCCGAACAGCAACCACCTCGGCGGACATACCGGACGCTGGGCGATTGCGCAGTCCTACGCCTCCGCCTACAAGGCCGCCATGTACCAGAACATCACGGTTCCGAACGGGACGTACACGCTGTCGGCCTGGGTCAAGAGCAGCGGCGGGCAGAAGGCGGCGAACATCTTCGCCAAGAACTTCGGCGCGGGCGAAATGGACCGTGCGGTAAACCAGTCGATAGGCACCTGGACGAAGGTCGGCATCTCCGGCATCACCGTGACCAACGGGTCGATCCAGGTCGGCGTGGCCTCCGATGCGAATCCGGGCAACTGGGTGAACGTCGACGACTTCGAACTGGTGCAAACCGGCCAGTGA
- a CDS encoding alpha/beta hydrolase, whose product MSMQRRTFLALSAAGAAGVGASLLGTGQAGALVRPQGAPTTPYAVGVRRYDWTRGSRRCTTYVYYPAAGAPGGSPVTNAPVANGVFPVYNFTHGFGSSPQNSLFLIRPLAAAGFVVPAPYFNHSFNDVNNGNSSKDVSQILTNTLALNASGPLAGHINTGIGVGVSGHSLGGMITHGLLTSWPDSRIISANPQSCVDMGHPSRSVSAKVLFVHGDRDSTTKYSSARQAYKEIAWPKAFLTFVGGTHTSFWSDKRFPNTVVDWARWSMYGDTAARDRLPADAAGPKTKWESVLG is encoded by the coding sequence ATGAGCATGCAACGGCGTACTTTCCTGGCCTTGAGCGCGGCCGGAGCTGCAGGCGTGGGCGCGTCGCTGCTCGGCACCGGGCAGGCAGGCGCCCTCGTCAGGCCGCAGGGCGCACCGACCACGCCGTATGCGGTCGGCGTGCGCCGGTATGACTGGACCCGCGGCAGCCGCCGGTGCACCACCTACGTCTACTACCCCGCCGCCGGCGCCCCCGGCGGCAGCCCGGTGACGAACGCCCCGGTCGCGAACGGTGTCTTCCCCGTCTACAACTTCACCCATGGCTTCGGAAGCAGCCCGCAGAACTCCCTTTTTCTCATCCGGCCCCTGGCCGCGGCGGGCTTCGTCGTCCCCGCCCCGTACTTCAACCACAGCTTCAACGACGTCAACAACGGCAACTCCTCCAAGGACGTCTCGCAGATCCTCACCAACACCCTCGCACTCAACGCGAGCGGTCCGCTGGCTGGGCACATCAACACCGGGATCGGAGTCGGCGTCTCCGGCCACTCCCTGGGCGGCATGATCACGCATGGCCTGCTGACCTCCTGGCCCGACAGCCGGATCATCTCCGCCAACCCGCAGTCCTGCGTGGACATGGGCCACCCGTCCCGTTCGGTCTCCGCCAAGGTCCTGTTCGTCCACGGCGACCGGGACTCGACCACGAAGTACTCCTCGGCCCGGCAGGCGTACAAGGAGATCGCCTGGCCCAAGGCGTTCCTCACCTTCGTCGGCGGCACCCACACCAGCTTCTGGAGCGACAAGCGCTTCCCGAACACCGTCGTCGACTGGGCGCGCTGGAGCATGTACGGCGACACTGCCGCACGGGACCGCCTCCCTGCCGACGCGGCCGGGCCCAAGACCAAGTGGGAGTCCGTCCTCGGCTGA
- a CDS encoding glycosyl hydrolase 53 family protein, with the protein MSRRTLLKATSATAGAIATAAALAELETPANAAAAPFVKGVDVSWAPQMEARGFSWKNASGQKQDLLTILKGYGITAVRLRTFVNPSSSPTDGHCGINEVAAFAKRVKAAGMSIMLDYMFGDTWNSVGVQNPPAAWRGMSYSRMLTAMSTYVNQSMTVMKNNDVLPTWVQIGNETNSGICRPVGSVSNPAQMTGLFNAAYTQVKAVSPASTVCIHLAQPQKYDSMTTFFSRYAAGGGKWDMSVFSSYGSASLAPGIVANMKKISAAYGKPFMQTEFGGRVDRASSTQAALVAYIKALKANGGQGIFYWEPECMSPFTGYGNGAWDSSTQRPTVIMNGFTQA; encoded by the coding sequence ATGAGCCGCCGTACTCTGCTCAAGGCCACCTCCGCGACGGCCGGTGCGATTGCCACCGCCGCCGCGCTCGCCGAACTCGAGACGCCGGCCAACGCCGCCGCAGCGCCTTTCGTGAAGGGCGTCGACGTCAGCTGGGCGCCGCAGATGGAGGCGCGCGGCTTCTCCTGGAAGAACGCGAGCGGTCAGAAGCAGGACCTGCTGACGATTCTCAAGGGGTACGGAATCACCGCCGTGCGGTTGCGCACGTTTGTCAATCCCTCCAGCAGCCCGACCGACGGGCACTGCGGCATCAACGAGGTCGCCGCCTTCGCCAAGCGGGTCAAGGCCGCAGGAATGTCGATCATGCTCGACTACATGTTCGGCGACACCTGGAACTCCGTGGGTGTGCAGAACCCGCCCGCCGCGTGGAGGGGCATGAGCTACAGCCGGATGCTCACGGCGATGAGTACGTACGTGAACCAGAGCATGACGGTCATGAAGAACAACGACGTGCTGCCCACCTGGGTGCAGATCGGCAACGAGACCAACAGCGGGATCTGCCGCCCCGTCGGCAGCGTCTCCAACCCGGCGCAGATGACCGGGCTGTTCAACGCCGCCTACACCCAGGTCAAGGCGGTGTCGCCGGCCTCGACGGTGTGCATCCACCTGGCCCAGCCGCAGAAGTACGACTCGATGACGACGTTCTTCAGCCGCTACGCCGCGGGCGGCGGCAAGTGGGACATGTCGGTGTTCTCCTCCTACGGCAGCGCCAGCCTCGCCCCCGGGATCGTGGCGAACATGAAGAAGATCTCCGCCGCCTACGGCAAGCCCTTCATGCAGACCGAGTTCGGCGGACGGGTGGACAGAGCCTCCTCCACTCAGGCCGCGCTGGTCGCGTACATCAAGGCCCTGAAGGCCAACGGTGGACAGGGCATCTTCTATTGGGAGCCGGAGTGCATGTCCCCGTTCACCGGCTACGGCAACGGCGCCTGGGACTCCTCCACGCAGCGGCCCACCGTCATCATGAACGGCTTCACCCAGGCCTGA
- a CDS encoding rhamnogalacturonan acetylesterase, which translates to MKFTPEGCGVRLGAAGLLTLATLVGTGAAHADAATRAVPAGCSGTSPIKCHYAVSPGNYGVTVSIGGAASAGQTEMWVEARRLMLPATKTAAGAVATYSFTVNVRQPEGQPTGQGGTGNPGLDIRFAGSNPQVSAVSVRPATQPLVAYLAGDSTVCDQPAAPYTGWGQMITTAVGPGAAVANYADSGESSGSFLSNSSLFPALLAKVRANDAVFIQFGHNDKQTRASAFRSNLTSMITRVRAKGGVPVLVTPPVRRLFNGNRLTPTALHINGVGVNLPAEMRAVGAAQNVPVIDLTAKSKALVESLGPSASAQLYLRSSVDGVTDNTHFSQYGATRIGDLVLQSIREQRLPLAAYLR; encoded by the coding sequence ATGAAATTCACCCCGGAAGGGTGCGGGGTCAGGCTGGGAGCAGCGGGTCTTCTGACCCTTGCGACGCTGGTCGGCACCGGTGCGGCGCATGCCGATGCGGCCACGCGGGCTGTGCCGGCCGGCTGTTCAGGCACCTCGCCGATCAAGTGTCACTACGCGGTCTCACCCGGCAACTACGGCGTGACGGTCTCCATCGGGGGCGCCGCCTCCGCCGGGCAGACCGAGATGTGGGTGGAGGCCCGGCGCCTGATGCTTCCGGCGACCAAGACGGCGGCCGGTGCCGTCGCCACGTACTCGTTCACAGTCAATGTGCGGCAGCCGGAAGGACAGCCGACCGGTCAGGGCGGCACCGGAAACCCGGGTCTGGACATCCGGTTCGCAGGATCCAACCCGCAGGTGTCGGCCGTCTCGGTGAGGCCGGCGACCCAGCCGCTGGTCGCCTACCTGGCCGGTGACTCGACCGTGTGCGACCAGCCGGCCGCCCCGTACACCGGATGGGGCCAGATGATCACGACTGCGGTGGGTCCCGGCGCCGCCGTCGCCAACTACGCCGACTCAGGGGAGAGTTCAGGCAGCTTCCTGTCCAACTCGTCGCTCTTCCCGGCCCTGCTGGCGAAGGTCAGGGCGAACGACGCGGTCTTCATCCAGTTCGGCCACAACGACAAGCAGACCAGAGCGTCCGCTTTCCGGAGCAACCTCACCTCCATGATCACGCGGGTCCGTGCGAAGGGCGGCGTCCCAGTCCTGGTCACTCCGCCGGTCCGCCGGCTGTTCAACGGCAACCGGCTCACGCCTACGGCGCTTCACATCAACGGGGTCGGTGTGAACCTGCCCGCCGAGATGCGCGCAGTCGGCGCGGCACAGAACGTGCCGGTGATCGACCTGACCGCCAAGAGCAAGGCGCTGGTCGAGTCCCTCGGCCCGTCCGCCTCCGCACAGCTCTACCTCCGCTCCTCCGTCGACGGCGTCACGGACAACACCCACTTCTCGCAGTACGGCGCGACGCGGATCGGCGATCTGGTGCTCCAGAGCATCCGGGAGCAGCGTCTGCCCCTGGCCGCGTACCTGCGCTGA
- a CDS encoding helix-turn-helix domain-containing protein, translating into MQESTRGNVRNPACPGRQLFDLVTARWAALVLVDLMEGPQRWSELRRRAGGVSDKMLAQTLRDLETGGLITRTVHTGRPPTVQYALTDLARDATPALQHLQNWAEEHTSDYDHHRRTHTTHPTP; encoded by the coding sequence GTGCAGGAAAGCACGCGAGGCAACGTCCGTAATCCGGCCTGCCCCGGCAGGCAGCTGTTCGACCTGGTCACCGCCCGGTGGGCCGCCCTGGTCCTGGTGGATCTCATGGAGGGCCCGCAACGCTGGTCCGAGCTGCGCCGGCGGGCCGGCGGCGTCAGCGACAAAATGCTCGCGCAGACCCTGCGCGACCTCGAAACCGGCGGACTGATCACCCGCACCGTGCACACCGGCCGCCCGCCGACGGTGCAGTACGCCCTGACCGACCTCGCCCGCGACGCCACCCCCGCACTGCAACACCTGCAGAACTGGGCCGAAGAACACACCAGCGACTACGACCACCACCGGCGCACCCACACCACCCACCCGACACCCTGA
- a CDS encoding MBL fold metallo-hydrolase yields the protein MATDDAVTRDANTVTVLGGPTALIRLAGWTLLTDPTFDAAGTKYQDGPVPVRKTADPALKPGELPALDAVVVSHTGHLDNLDIAGRAVASGASNVFTTVAGATDLGGAAVGLEPWQTRTLSKPGRTPLNITAVPARHGPVGTEELTGPVTGFLLHTDDGSTPSVYVSGDTVDLDAMSALAGRYRIDVALLHLGAAGFEAFGDVRLSLTAVQAVEARRLLGDPLVVAVHAEGWEHYTEDRGHVQQTFDAAGVPLHWPTPGEPVTLPDPHTR from the coding sequence GTGGCAACCGACGACGCCGTGACCCGTGACGCGAACACCGTGACGGTGCTCGGCGGCCCCACCGCCCTGATCCGCCTGGCCGGGTGGACGCTGCTGACCGACCCGACCTTCGACGCCGCCGGCACCAAGTACCAGGACGGCCCGGTCCCGGTGCGCAAGACCGCCGACCCGGCACTGAAGCCCGGGGAACTGCCCGCCCTCGACGCCGTCGTGGTCAGCCACACCGGGCATCTGGACAACCTCGACATCGCCGGGCGTGCGGTGGCCTCCGGTGCCTCGAACGTGTTCACCACCGTCGCCGGCGCCACCGATCTCGGGGGCGCGGCCGTCGGCCTGGAGCCCTGGCAGACCCGGACCCTGTCGAAGCCGGGCCGCACGCCGCTGAACATCACCGCGGTTCCCGCCCGCCACGGGCCCGTCGGCACCGAGGAACTCACCGGTCCGGTCACCGGCTTCCTCCTGCACACCGACGACGGCTCCACGCCGAGCGTGTACGTCTCCGGTGACACCGTCGACCTGGACGCGATGAGCGCCCTGGCCGGCCGGTACCGCATCGACGTGGCGCTGCTGCATCTGGGCGCGGCCGGCTTCGAGGCGTTCGGTGACGTACGGCTGTCGCTGACCGCGGTCCAGGCCGTCGAGGCCCGCCGGCTGCTCGGCGACCCCCTCGTGGTGGCCGTGCACGCCGAGGGCTGGGAGCACTACACCGAGGACCGCGGCCACGTCCAGCAGACCTTCGACGCCGCCGGCGTCCCGCTGCACTGGCCCACCCCGGGCGAGCCCGTCACCCTGCCCGACCCGCACACCCGCTGA
- a CDS encoding nuclear transport factor 2 family protein: MKPEVVHERFAQYLKDRDLDGLGSLFAEDAMFVPGPGQQPVYGRESIKEALKPYLASPSTMEVVATSVHQNGDLAMVQPSWRITSESGIVEGKAVEVMRRTSEGDWVYIIDNPYGV, encoded by the coding sequence ATGAAGCCGGAAGTCGTGCACGAGCGCTTCGCCCAGTATCTCAAGGACCGGGACCTCGACGGACTGGGTTCCCTGTTCGCCGAAGACGCCATGTTCGTGCCGGGACCGGGACAGCAGCCCGTCTACGGCAGGGAAAGCATCAAGGAAGCGCTCAAGCCCTACCTCGCCTCGCCCAGCACCATGGAGGTGGTGGCCACGTCGGTCCATCAAAACGGCGACCTGGCGATGGTCCAGCCGTCCTGGCGGATCACGAGCGAGAGCGGCATCGTGGAGGGGAAGGCGGTCGAGGTGATGAGGAGGACGAGCGAGGGGGACTGGGTCTACATCATCGACAACCCCTACGGCGTCTGA
- a CDS encoding ABC transporter permease subunit — MLVTAAVGVLIALPALRLSGIYLALGTAAFAVVLDRWIFNLPAFEVLGVRMTFFDQGSVTVSGPDLFGLHLTSPAQLLVLSAVCLALASVGVAALRRGRFGRRLIALRDSEAAYATLGGRLLVTRQPSSPCPPGSRDWAVPCTACSCRPSPPTSSTSSPGCRSS, encoded by the coding sequence ATGCTGGTCACCGCGGCCGTCGGCGTGCTGATCGCGTTGCCTGCCCTGCGCCTGTCCGGCATCTACCTCGCGCTCGGCACCGCCGCCTTCGCCGTCGTCCTCGACCGCTGGATCTTCAACCTGCCCGCCTTCGAGGTGCTGGGTGTGCGCATGACCTTCTTCGACCAGGGCTCGGTGACCGTCAGCGGCCCCGACCTGTTCGGCCTGCACCTCACCTCACCGGCCCAGCTGCTGGTGCTCTCCGCCGTCTGTCTCGCGCTCGCCTCGGTCGGCGTCGCCGCACTGCGCCGGGGCCGGTTCGGCCGCCGACTGATCGCGCTGCGCGATAGCGAGGCCGCCTACGCCACCCTCGGCGGACGGCTCCTCGTCACCAGACAGCCGTCTTCGCCCTGTCCGCCGGGATCGCGGGACTGGGCGGTGCCCTGTACGGCATGCAGCTGCAGACCGTCACCGCCGACCAGTTCAACCTCATCGCCGGGCTGCCGATCTTCCTGA
- a CDS encoding ATP-binding cassette domain-containing protein, whose amino-acid sequence MPPLLRAEEITVSFGRRRALDGVSLTAEAGRVTGLIGPNGAGKSTLFDVVCGLRRPRTGRIRLDGRDITREGPPVAPAVGCPAPSSTWSSSAVSP is encoded by the coding sequence GTGCCACCACTGCTGCGGGCTGAGGAGATCACCGTCTCCTTCGGCAGACGCCGTGCCCTCGACGGCGTGTCACTGACGGCCGAGGCGGGCCGGGTAACAGGCCTCATCGGCCCCAACGGCGCGGGAAAGTCCACGCTGTTCGACGTGGTCTGCGGGCTGCGCCGGCCCCGCACCGGCCGTATCCGTCTCGACGGCCGCGACATCACCCGGGAAGGCCCGCCCGTCGCGCCCGCCGTGGGATGTCCCGCACCTTCCAGCACCTGGAGCTCTTCGGCCGTCTCTCCGTGA
- a CDS encoding response regulator transcription factor yields the protein MTIRVLLADDQALLRGTFRLLIDAQPDMDVVAEASNGREAAQLARSRRADVVVMDIRMPEVDGIEATRLIAQDEDLAGVKILVLTTFEEDDLVVEALRAGASGFLGKGVEPAQLLEAIRLVAAGEALLSPAATKGLITRLLAQPSPGDLVDPHRLATLTPREREVLALVGTGLANDEIAERLFVTPVTVKTHANRAMAKLGARDRAQLVVIAYETGLVRAGERQG from the coding sequence ATGACCATTCGCGTCCTGCTCGCCGACGACCAGGCCCTGCTCCGCGGCACCTTCCGGCTGCTCATCGACGCACAACCAGACATGGACGTCGTCGCAGAGGCCTCCAACGGGAGGGAGGCAGCCCAACTGGCCCGGTCCAGGCGAGCCGACGTCGTCGTCATGGACATCCGGATGCCCGAGGTCGACGGCATCGAAGCCACCCGGCTGATCGCCCAGGACGAGGACCTGGCCGGAGTCAAGATCCTCGTCCTGACCACCTTCGAGGAGGACGACCTCGTCGTCGAGGCCCTCCGGGCCGGGGCGAGCGGCTTCTTGGGCAAGGGCGTCGAACCGGCACAGCTCCTCGAGGCCATCCGCCTCGTGGCCGCAGGCGAGGCGCTGCTCTCCCCGGCAGCCACCAAGGGCCTCATCACCCGGCTCCTCGCCCAGCCCTCACCCGGCGACCTCGTCGACCCCCATCGGCTGGCCACGCTGACTCCCCGGGAACGCGAGGTACTGGCACTGGTGGGCACCGGCCTGGCCAACGACGAGATCGCCGAACGCCTCTTCGTCACCCCGGTCACCGTCAAGACCCACGCCAACCGGGCCATGGCCAAACTCGGCGCCCGCGACCGGGCTCAGCTCGTCGTCATCGCCTACGAGACCGGCCTGGTACGCGCGGGAGAGCGTCAAGGCTGA
- a CDS encoding histidine kinase → MELPMVWRQWLARHDRIKDALPAVPLIVIAAAATAAVGKDGWQEPRWHEVVWTTLSCVPLAFRSRWPLGVALFTLAGDLTLMAVASHISPAPGASLIALYTLALLGSRRTAWTVGVASAVAITGVYAATHSESLVAGASLLRLDFAIAATALGLAVRSRREHLAAARERVEHAERTREEEARRRVTEERVRIARDLHDVVAHHITLVNAQAGVAHHLMRANPEQAFEALAHIKDNSRAALDELRATVGLLRQPDDAPGARAPIPRLADLDTLVTGFEASGLSVSVTRTGGTSPLAPATDLTAYRIIQEALTNTHKHASASRASVVLDYGVHSLRVAVTDDGRPGAPKGAGTGHGLIGMHERATALGGTVTAGPRPEGGFQVVAELPLSLSPAPA, encoded by the coding sequence ATGGAACTGCCCATGGTGTGGCGACAGTGGCTGGCCCGTCATGACCGGATCAAAGACGCGCTGCCGGCGGTACCGCTGATCGTGATCGCCGCGGCGGCGACCGCCGCCGTCGGCAAGGACGGCTGGCAGGAGCCTCGTTGGCACGAGGTCGTGTGGACGACGCTGTCGTGCGTGCCGCTGGCCTTCCGAAGCCGCTGGCCCCTGGGCGTCGCCCTCTTCACCCTGGCGGGTGACCTCACGCTGATGGCCGTCGCCTCACACATCTCGCCGGCCCCGGGAGCGAGCCTGATCGCCCTGTACACCCTCGCCCTCCTCGGCAGCCGGCGCACCGCGTGGACGGTCGGGGTAGCCTCGGCCGTGGCGATCACCGGTGTCTACGCCGCCACCCACTCCGAGTCCCTGGTGGCGGGGGCCAGTCTGTTGCGGTTGGACTTCGCGATCGCGGCGACCGCGCTGGGCCTCGCCGTCCGCAGCCGCCGTGAGCACCTCGCGGCGGCCAGGGAACGCGTGGAACACGCCGAGCGCACGCGGGAGGAGGAGGCCCGGCGCCGGGTCACCGAGGAACGCGTGCGCATCGCGCGCGATCTGCACGACGTGGTCGCCCACCATATCACCCTCGTCAACGCCCAGGCGGGGGTGGCCCACCATCTCATGCGCGCCAACCCGGAACAGGCCTTCGAGGCACTGGCCCACATCAAGGACAACAGCCGCGCCGCCCTCGACGAACTGCGGGCCACCGTCGGCCTGTTGCGTCAACCCGACGACGCGCCGGGCGCGCGGGCCCCCATCCCGCGTCTGGCCGATCTCGACACCCTCGTCACCGGTTTCGAGGCGAGCGGGCTGTCCGTGTCGGTGACCCGCACGGGCGGCACTTCGCCGCTGGCGCCCGCAACCGACCTCACCGCCTACCGCATCATCCAGGAAGCCCTCACCAACACCCACAAGCACGCGTCCGCGTCCCGCGCCTCGGTGGTCCTGGACTACGGCGTGCACTCACTCCGGGTCGCTGTGACGGACGACGGACGCCCGGGCGCACCGAAGGGCGCGGGCACCGGCCACGGACTGATCGGCATGCATGAGCGGGCCACGGCCCTCGGCGGTACCGTCACCGCCGGCCCGCGTCCCGAAGGCGGCTTCCAGGTCGTCGCCGAGCTGCCGCTCTCACTCTCCCCTGCACCTGCCTGA